The Vibrio sp. 10N DNA window ACCAGGGCGCTTCAGCTTTAACGTTCGAGGCGGCCGCTGTGAAGCCTGTCAGGGTGATGGAGTAATTAAAGTAGAAATGCACTTCTTACCCGATGTGTACGTGCCTTGTGATGTATGTAAAGGCAAACGCTACAATCGTGAAACTTTAGAAGTACGCTATAAAGGTAAGACCATCGATGAAGTGCTGCAAATGACGGTGGAAGACGCTCGCGAGTTCTTCGATCCTGTCCCTGTTATTGCCAGAAAGCTGCAAACGTTGATGGATGTAGGCCTATCTTACATTCGCCTGGGTCAGGCTGCGACCACACTATCTGGTGGTGAAGCTCAACGAGTCAAACTGGCGCGCGAGCTTTCAAAGCGAGACACAGGTAAAACCTTATATATTCTGGATGAGCCGACGACTGGCCTGCACTTCCATGATATTGAGTTGCTGCTGTCGGTGTTACATCGCCTGCGTGACCACGGTAATACTGTCGTTGTCATTGAGCACAACCTTGATGTCATCAAAACCGCAGACTGGATCATTGATTTAGGACCAGAAGGAGGCCAAGGTGGAGGGGAAATCATTGCTCAAGGGACACCGGAAACTGTGTGCCAAGTCGAAGGTTCACATACCGCACGCTTCCTAAAACCTATGCTAAAAGGGTAAATTAGAGCATTATCACGGGTGGCCAATGTGGGCCCCCGTTATTTTCTTGGATTTAACTCGTCACAACTATGGCAATCATTCATACCAATGGCACCGAACTCGAGCCTGTGAAAGTTCGCCCGCCACTTAATCGCAAGTTTATGACCGCCATGGCGGTGCTGTTTCTCGTTGCGACTCATTTCTTCTGGCCAAACCCTGGTGGAACCGGGCTTGCTTTGTCGTTCAATAATACAGCTTGGATGGCATTTGCACTCGTGCTCGGCACCGGACTGTATCAACTTGGAAGCAACCAAGCACTAAAATACAGCAAGCTCACCGTTGGCCTGGGACTGGCTTGTCTGCTGATGAGTGCCCCTTTACTCTACAGTCACCCGGATATCGAAGCCGTGCTACCACGATTTATCGGTTTATGGAGTGGTTTCTTACTGTTTGTACTCTTGCAGCAGTTTCAGTTTACCAACAAGCAGAAACAGCGTTTACTGTGGTTAGTAGTACTCGCCGCCTGTATCCAGGCCTTATTTGGCTACGTTCAGTATTTCCTCCTCAGCGCCGATAATCCCCTGGGTTATGACACCGTCAGCAATCGTCCTTACGGTATTTTCCAACAGCCAAACGTCATGGCAAGCTTTCTCGCCACAGGTTTCGTGTTGTCCGGTTACCTACTGGCTAGGCAAAAGCACAAGTACAACTGGCACATCAGTGATGTCTCCATTTTGTATTTAATGCCCGTCATCGTGATACCCCTTATTGTGGTGCTGGGCTCTCGCACTGGTTGGATGGGTTCCATTGCTGGCTTTGTATTGCTTGTCCCTTACCTCTATCGTCATTCAACACGCAAGCGACTGCGCGGCTGGACATTAGCGACACTGGCGGGTCTCACTTTGGGGCTACTGATGGGTTTTGCCAACTCAGGAAGCCAAAACCTCATTACCAATAAAGCCAAACTCGAAGACGTGCGTTCAACGATCTACAGTCAGTCTTTGGACATGCTGATTGAAAAGCCTTTTACCGGTTACGGGTTGGGTAAATTTGAATCAAAGTATTTGGTCTACACGGCGAGGCAGCATCAGCTCAACGACAGCTTTGCTCCCGGTATTCCGGCACTCGATCACCCTCACAACGAGCTACTGTTATGGGGTATCGAAGGGGGACTGTTGCCCATTTTAGGGATATTGTTGGCGGCACTATTCGTCGTCAGCCGCATCTACACCGCTAAACCAGGTACTCGACTGGCTATCTTTGCACTGTTTGTACCGATTTTTCTACATAGCCAACTAGAGTATCCGTTTTATCACTCACTGATCCATTGGATCACTTTTGTGATTTTGATTTACTGGGTTGACCAGCGTACTCCTAGACTAAAAAGCATCGCCTTCAGTAACGTGACAAAAACCGTGTGTCGCGTATTGTCACTACTGGTGCCGATTTTAATCAGCGTATACATGATTGCTGCGTTACACACCAATTATGTACTAACGCAATTTGAAAAATCACAGCCCGTTAATGCTAGCCTGCTGGAGAAAGTGACTAATCCGGTGGTATGGAAAGACCGCTATCATTGGAACCTGTACAGCACGTACCTCAAACTTGGGCTATCCACTAACAACCCAGAATACATCCAGCCCTATATCGATTGGTCTGTTGAGGTCATTAAAAGCAAACCAAGGCCAGCTTTCTATCGTAATTTGATTTTGGCTTATCAAGGCAGTGGAGAGATCAGTAAGGCGCAGCAAGTACTGGTCGAAGCCGAGTATCTATTCCCTCAGCAACAATTTGGTTTGATTGCCGTAACGCCTGCAAGTCAGGCTAAACCGGCACAGTGACCAACATGAATGCCTCCTCGCTGGCCTCAAAACCCGCGAGGAGGGATTATCCTCCCCACTCGTAGAGCGCAGGAATATCGATGATGTCGTTATCAAAACGGATAGTCACCGACTGGGGTTCTATCGCTAATAGTTGAACCGAATTTAAACGGTCACCTTCTTTGAGTTCTTGCCCATTGACTTTGATCCAGCGGCGATTCACATCAGAGGAGTACATGTGAGTTTGGAAGTTCAGTGCAGGTAAACGTCCTCGATAGCGTGCTTCATTGCTCTCTAGAGCAATATGGTCAACACGACTCAAACGCGGATCGGCAGGGGCATTACTCATCGCCGCGGCGACCTTACGAGCGATCTCTGGGTCTAACCCACTCAAGTCCAGATCATCCAGCCCAAACGGCTCATCGCTGCTGCCTTGGTTTGAAGGTTGAACGGCAGCTTGCGGTACTGGTTGATTGGCAAAACCCACGTTTGACGACGCCTCAGCGACCGATGGCGTGGGTAAGGTGACCACAGCCTGAGATTGCGCGCGCTTTGGTAGCGGTTTCAGCTCACTCAGTTTAGGGTATGGCAACAAACTGTAGGCGCTCTCAGAGCCTGTTTGTGACGATGGCGCTTGCAAATCTAAAGGCTGTCCTGACGGCTCTGCCATCAAAGAGCTCGATAGGAATGAAGTCACCAATAGGCTCAGCGTCGTAATACGGATCATTGAAAGGCCTCCTGCGAATCGTCCCTCTTGAGGGAAGGCGCGTCGGTTTGTGTCATTAGCTCCAATTTTTTCAACGTATTACGGCCGGCGATACCATCGACGTCCATCTTCTGCCAGCGCTGAAATAATTCCACTTTACGCTCTAACGCTTTATCAAATACGTCGCTTCCCAGCAAAGGCTCACCGAGTACTTGTGATAGTTTACTATCAAGAATCGCTACTTCTTCACCACGTTGATTCAAACGCAGTGTCGTATAAATTTCACGCTGCCAAATCGAGTAATATTCACCAGTCCACAAAGACTCAAGCCAGCCCTTTGGCATAACAATACGATCACGCCCATTGAGCACTTCCACCTCATCACCTTTGACGCGATACAATACTACGTAACTTTCATCACCAAGATGATACAGGGGCATCACGACGGGTAGGTTTTGTTCAATGATTTGCTCTAAGGTGCCCAAGTACTTTTGACATTGGAACAAGCTGTTTGAACCCGATTCACACATACCATCAAGTACACCCGCTTGATAACCCCATACCGCATAAAGCTCTTGAATAGCAGCAATCTTGTCATCACGCTTAAACAGCGATTGCATAAGCTCAACTGGATATTGTGACTGAGCTACCGGTGATGTCGCTGGGGTGTTCGAAACAGGCTTTTCGACAACAGGGGCACTCACCACAGGGAGTGACGCCGGTGTGTCATTATTTAACGCCTCACTCTCCTGAATCCTATCTTCTTGTTTCAGTGTTTGCTGTGCCCACAGCAAGGCCTCTTCGCCCTTCCAATAGAGCCCTGCCGCCACCGTGATACCGAGCAATGCTGGAAGCGCATAATGACTGATGGCCTGTTGTACTGCCGATGTAGATTCACTGTTTCCAACGCCAGGTGCTTGAAAAGAGAGAATGTCCTCACACGCTTTGTGAGCCGTGGATTTCGAGACTCGCTTCTCACCGGAGTGATAAGCGTATTGTAATGCTTTATCACCAATTAAGTTGATCAGTCGCGGAATACCTTGGCTGGCTTTATTGATCACCGCTACCGCTGACTTACTGAACAATGCAGCTTCTCCACCCGCGGTAGATAAACGAAACTCAATATACTGACGAGTTTCACCTTCCGAGAGTGGTAATAAGTGATAACGTCCAGTAATACGCTGAGCGAGCTGACGAAGCTGCGTGGTGCGCAGTTTCTGTTGCAGCTCTGGCTGACCGATCAGCAGCACTTTTAGTAATTTGCGATCATCCGTTTCTAGGTTGGTTAACAATCGAAGCTGCTCGAGTACTTCCGCAGATAGATGCTGCGCTTCATCGATCACAACGAGCGTATTGATGCCTTGCTGTTCATTATCTTGAAGATACTGGTAAATCGCTTGGCTTAGCTGCTTGAGAGAAGCTTGTGGCGGATAAGCAATAGCGAACTCATCACAGATTGCTTCTAACAAATCCTGACTGGAAAAAGTTGGATTAAGAATTAACCCCGAAGCGGTTTTGTCGTCCAATGACGCTAACATGGCTTTTGCCACTGTGGTTTTGCCGGTTCCTACCTCACCAGTAAGCATAGCAAATCCGCCGCCCTGTCCAAGGCCAGCCTGAAGATGCTGCATCGCTTCACGATGTCGTTGACTCAAAAACAGATAGCGCGAGCTAGGTACGATCGAAAACGGTACCTCTAGAAAGCCGAAATAATCCTTATACATGGGTTAACCTTACAATATCAGTCAAAGCAAAGTACCATTGGTACACAGTAATGCCAACGGCTAAGTAGTAAAAAGGGGAGCCAATTTGCAAGTCTATCTTGTTGGGGGCGCAGTGCGTGACCAGTTGCTTAATATTGAGGTCTATGACAAAGATTGGGTCGTAGTTGGCGCTACGCCTGAGCAGATGCTCAAACAAGGCTACCAAGCGGTTGGTAAAGAGTTTCCGGTTTTTCTTCACCCAAAGACCAAGCAAGAGCACGCTTTAGCACGAACCGAACGCAAATCAGGTAAAGGCTACACAGGTTTTGAATGCTTCTCTTCCCCAGACGTCACACTTGAACAAGACCTGATGCGCCGCGATCTGACCATCAATGCCATCGCTCAGGATGATGATGGCAACCTGATTGACCCTTACCATGGTCAGCGTGATTTGGAGCAGCGAGTGTTACGCCACGTCTCCCCTGCCTTTAGTGAAGATCCACTACGCGTGCTACGGGTGGCTCGATTCGCCGCTAAACTAGCGCATCTCGGCTTTCATGTAGCGCCGCAGACCATGGCACTAATGCGTGACATGGTGAAGCAAGGAGAACTTGAGCACCTTACTGCTGAGCGAGTATGGCAAGAGTGGCATAAGTCCCTCACTACTTCCTCTCCGGAGGTTTTTCTCGACATTCTGCGTCAATGCGGCGCACTCAAGGTGGTACTTCCAGAGTTAGACGCGCTGTTTGGCGTCCCACAACCAGAACAATGGCACCCCGAAATCGATACTGGTATTCACACCCTTATGGTGGCGAAGCAAGCCGCTCAATTGAGTGCCCTCACCACGGTTCGATTTGCCGCACAAGTGCATGACTTAGGCAAAGCACTGACACCAAAAGAGGAGTGGCCAAGCCACAAACTGCATACCCATACGGGCCAAAAAGTGATTAAAGCGCTGTGCGCCCGAGTGCGAGTCCCCAATGACTACCGAGATTTAGCGGTTGCGGTCTGTGCCCAACACTCAAATGTTCATCGTGCGTTTGAGCTCAAGCCGAGTACGTTCGTGAAGATTTTTGCCAAGCTCGATGTCTGGCGTAAGCCAGAAAAGCTAGAACAAGTGCTGCTGTGCTGCCAAGCGGATCATCAGGGAAGAAAAGGACTAGAAAGGGAAGCCTACCCGCAGGCAGAGCGTTTCATGCGTGCTTACCAAGCGGCCATCAATGTCGATGTACAAGCGATTATTAGCGATGGGTTCAAAGGCAAGACTATAAAAGATGAACTCGACAAACGCCGAGCTCAAGCGATCGAAATGGAACTAGGACCTAGAGCTTAGGTCCTTGGTCAGTTTTCTAGCTCATTAGCAGGAATGCAAATAGGCCGAATCCTAGGATCAATCGATAGATAACAAACGGTGTCATACCCATGCGTGAAATCAGCTTCAGGAAGAAGTGAATACAGATGTACGCACTGACAAATGACACCGCAATACCGGTAAGCAAGAAGCCAACATGGATAGGCTCAGTGCCTGTCACTAGCTTAAGGCCAAGGTAAGCACCCGCCAGTGTAATAATAGGAATCGACATTAAGAAAGAAAAACGCGCTGCGGCTTCACGAGTAAAGCCTAGGTAAAGCGCTGCAGTAATGGTCGCGCCAGAGCGTGACGTACCAGGAATGATCGCCATTGCTTGCGCCAAACCGATGAACAAGGCTTTTTTCCAGCCCGCTTGATACTCATCACCCGCAAGCTTGGCGTTTTTATCTACCCACCACAGTAATAGGCCGAATACGATAGTGGTGGTCGCAATCACGTAGGCACTGCGTAAATACAGCTCGATGATGTCTTTCATCAGTAGGCCAAAGATACAAGCTGGAATCGTCGCCAGTACAATCATCCACGCCAGCTTGGCCTCTTTACTGCGCTCACCTTTGAATATAGAGCCAAACAGAGCCCCAAATAAGGTCACCACTTCCTTACGGAAATAGATCACCACTGCTGCCAAGGTACCCACGTGTACGGCAACATCAAAGGCTAACCCTTGGTCTTCCCAGCCCAAAATAGCGGAAGGCAAAATCAGGTGAGCCGAGCTAGAAATAGGCAAGAATTCGGTAAACCCTTGCACCAGTGCCAAAATAAAGGCTTCAAAATAACTCATGTTTAACTACTACCAACTAAAATTGAAAATCGATTCTTTTCAGCGAGCCCACATCAGACATGGTCTCTAAGATCTGTTTTATGGTTCGTCCATCTTGAGGAATCACCAACTGCGGGTCGAGATCATACAGCGGCTGTGTGACAAAGGAATATTTAAATATATCTTCGCGGGGCAACAGCGGTTTTTTTTGTGAGATTTCTTTTCCATACAACAAGATATCTAAATCGAGTGTGCGATCTTGAAACTTCGCGGCATCAACAGCGCGTCCCCATTTCACCTCAATATTTTTGAGTGCTGTCGACAGCTCATCTAAAGCCAGATCAGTATCGAGCCTTGCGACCATGTTAAAGAATTCATTGCCCTCAAAGCCAAAGGACTCACATGCATACACGGGTGACAAAGCCAAGTTAACGCCGATAGCGTTTAACTCTTGGTATGCCGCTTTGATGTGTTTCTCGCGCTCCACATTGGTGCCGATGCCAATGTAGGTGGTGATCATGCCTGACCTCGTTCAATCACCACACCAACGCTTTTCGCTTGTGGCACCGCGCCTGGTTTCGCCAAGCGGATTTTGACCCATGGCACATTGAACTGCTGTTGAATGATCGCAGCGACTTCTTCCGCGACACGTTCAACCAGTAAGAAGCGGCCGTTTTCAATGTGATTGAGCACTGCTTCGCTCACTTTGGAGTAATCTAAAGCATCGGCAACATCGTCACTTTTCCCTGCTGGCGCATTGTCGTGTGCCATTTCGATATCAAGAATAAGCTTTTGTTTAATCTCTTGTTCCCAGTCATACACCCCAATGGTAGTGATCACTTCGAGCTGCTCAATGAATACTTTATCCAATGCCATGATTTGTCCTTTGATTAGAGGTCGGATACCCATTTGTTGGGAAAAAACGTACTATTTTCGTTATGATATCAGTCCCTATGGATAATTTCTTGCGAAAAGGGTTCCAATGACACCAATAGCACTCGCTATGATTATTACAGCTTACTTACTCGGCTCTGTGTCGAGTGCTGTACTGATCTGTCGTTTACTGCGGCTACCCGATCCAAGAACGGTCGGATCCAACAATCCTGGCGCGACCAATGTACTGCGCAGTGGAGGCAAAGGGGCAGCCGTTGCGGTACTTCTCTGTGACATGCTTAAAGGCACCATTCCGGTCTGGAGTGGTTACTATTTAGGTATCGACGCTGTTGTTTTAGGTGTGATTGCCATCGCAG harbors:
- a CDS encoding PglL family O-oligosaccharyltransferase, giving the protein MAIIHTNGTELEPVKVRPPLNRKFMTAMAVLFLVATHFFWPNPGGTGLALSFNNTAWMAFALVLGTGLYQLGSNQALKYSKLTVGLGLACLLMSAPLLYSHPDIEAVLPRFIGLWSGFLLFVLLQQFQFTNKQKQRLLWLVVLAACIQALFGYVQYFLLSADNPLGYDTVSNRPYGIFQQPNVMASFLATGFVLSGYLLARQKHKYNWHISDVSILYLMPVIVIPLIVVLGSRTGWMGSIAGFVLLVPYLYRHSTRKRLRGWTLATLAGLTLGLLMGFANSGSQNLITNKAKLEDVRSTIYSQSLDMLIEKPFTGYGLGKFESKYLVYTARQHQLNDSFAPGIPALDHPHNELLLWGIEGGLLPILGILLAALFVVSRIYTAKPGTRLAIFALFVPIFLHSQLEYPFYHSLIHWITFVILIYWVDQRTPRLKSIAFSNVTKTVCRVLSLLVPILISVYMIAALHTNYVLTQFEKSQPVNASLLEKVTNPVVWKDRYHWNLYSTYLKLGLSTNNPEYIQPYIDWSVEVIKSKPRPAFYRNLILAYQGSGEISKAQQVLVEAEYLFPQQQFGLIAVTPASQAKPAQ
- a CDS encoding general secretion pathway protein GspB, which codes for MIRITTLSLLVTSFLSSSLMAEPSGQPLDLQAPSSQTGSESAYSLLPYPKLSELKPLPKRAQSQAVVTLPTPSVAEASSNVGFANQPVPQAAVQPSNQGSSDEPFGLDDLDLSGLDPEIARKVAAAMSNAPADPRLSRVDHIALESNEARYRGRLPALNFQTHMYSSDVNRRWIKVNGQELKEGDRLNSVQLLAIEPQSVTIRFDNDIIDIPALYEWGG
- a CDS encoding AAA family ATPase; the protein is MYKDYFGFLEVPFSIVPSSRYLFLSQRHREAMQHLQAGLGQGGGFAMLTGEVGTGKTTVAKAMLASLDDKTASGLILNPTFSSQDLLEAICDEFAIAYPPQASLKQLSQAIYQYLQDNEQQGINTLVVIDEAQHLSAEVLEQLRLLTNLETDDRKLLKVLLIGQPELQQKLRTTQLRQLAQRITGRYHLLPLSEGETRQYIEFRLSTAGGEAALFSKSAVAVINKASQGIPRLINLIGDKALQYAYHSGEKRVSKSTAHKACEDILSFQAPGVGNSESTSAVQQAISHYALPALLGITVAAGLYWKGEEALLWAQQTLKQEDRIQESEALNNDTPASLPVVSAPVVEKPVSNTPATSPVAQSQYPVELMQSLFKRDDKIAAIQELYAVWGYQAGVLDGMCESGSNSLFQCQKYLGTLEQIIEQNLPVVMPLYHLGDESYVVLYRVKGDEVEVLNGRDRIVMPKGWLESLWTGEYYSIWQREIYTTLRLNQRGEEVAILDSKLSQVLGEPLLGSDVFDKALERKVELFQRWQKMDVDGIAGRNTLKKLELMTQTDAPSLKRDDSQEAFQ
- a CDS encoding multifunctional CCA addition/repair protein gives rise to the protein MQVYLVGGAVRDQLLNIEVYDKDWVVVGATPEQMLKQGYQAVGKEFPVFLHPKTKQEHALARTERKSGKGYTGFECFSSPDVTLEQDLMRRDLTINAIAQDDDGNLIDPYHGQRDLEQRVLRHVSPAFSEDPLRVLRVARFAAKLAHLGFHVAPQTMALMRDMVKQGELEHLTAERVWQEWHKSLTTSSPEVFLDILRQCGALKVVLPELDALFGVPQPEQWHPEIDTGIHTLMVAKQAAQLSALTTVRFAAQVHDLGKALTPKEEWPSHKLHTHTGQKVIKALCARVRVPNDYRDLAVAVCAQHSNVHRAFELKPSTFVKIFAKLDVWRKPEKLEQVLLCCQADHQGRKGLEREAYPQAERFMRAYQAAINVDVQAIISDGFKGKTIKDELDKRRAQAIEMELGPRA
- a CDS encoding undecaprenyl-diphosphate phosphatase yields the protein MSYFEAFILALVQGFTEFLPISSSAHLILPSAILGWEDQGLAFDVAVHVGTLAAVVIYFRKEVVTLFGALFGSIFKGERSKEAKLAWMIVLATIPACIFGLLMKDIIELYLRSAYVIATTTIVFGLLLWWVDKNAKLAGDEYQAGWKKALFIGLAQAMAIIPGTSRSGATITAALYLGFTREAAARFSFLMSIPIITLAGAYLGLKLVTGTEPIHVGFLLTGIAVSFVSAYICIHFFLKLISRMGMTPFVIYRLILGFGLFAFLLMS
- the folK gene encoding 2-amino-4-hydroxy-6-hydroxymethyldihydropteridine diphosphokinase; the protein is MITTYIGIGTNVEREKHIKAAYQELNAIGVNLALSPVYACESFGFEGNEFFNMVARLDTDLALDELSTALKNIEVKWGRAVDAAKFQDRTLDLDILLYGKEISQKKPLLPREDIFKYSFVTQPLYDLDPQLVIPQDGRTIKQILETMSDVGSLKRIDFQF
- the folB gene encoding dihydroneopterin aldolase translates to MALDKVFIEQLEVITTIGVYDWEQEIKQKLILDIEMAHDNAPAGKSDDVADALDYSKVSEAVLNHIENGRFLLVERVAEEVAAIIQQQFNVPWVKIRLAKPGAVPQAKSVGVVIERGQA